A window of Rhizoctonia solani chromosome 5, complete sequence genomic DNA:
TCCATTGGCTATATTATGGACACATTCCTCAAACGAGGACCTTGCCCGGGTTGTCAACGCTCTATTTGGTGCACCGAGAACGAGCAATGGCTTGAGGCTGTTCGATCAAAACTCGAAGACCAACTGGTCGACGTGGCTTCGGTGCGGATTGTATTGTGAGGGATAGTATTGTTATGCTTTCTGGTTCTCGTCGCCGCGTTTTTTGGTTGTTGTTTTCGTTGCATTCTACAGACATTGGGGAGACAGCTCCAGGTTGTATTGACCATAATTACGGAAAAATTGTAGTGATACAGGTTCTGATTTATCGTAATACCCGAAATCGTATATCATTCCGTCTTATTCGATCTCTTTCTATCCCTGCGCCTTAGATATCGGCGTACGGATGGAAGGCCGAACTATCTGTTGTGTTAACAATCACCCTTCAATAGCAAATGGTTCTTAAATACCTTGAACGAAGGGTATGCGATTAATAGTGCACTTCCAACAGACCAAGCTAGCTTGATGTGGGTTGGGAAAGGCTCAGCAAACATTCCTCGGCTCCATTTGAAGATGATAAGGAGTTCGGTGAGCTAGTAAGTGAATCGGTGAATGATACTCATCATGGAGTGGAAAATACATACAACAGTAGCCAGCAAAAGCCAAGCGTGTTGTCCCATTCGGACGGCTCTCCTATTTAGGGTCTGAGTGTTGGCCATACTAATGAGAGATAAACCATACATACTCCGGATGATTCAAGTACTGATACAACTCTCGTACGGCTGGAAGTGCACATAAGAAAACGCCCGCCAGTCGAGAAATTATAATTGGATGGCTAGGCTCCATCCACAGCAAGCTAATATGTACCTCGGTTCATCAGCATCAACACGCAACGTAACACAATGGACTGACCTCTTGAGATAAAATGGATTCAATTCGGCGGCCAAAAACGTTGCGAGCAACATGAATACAGCACAATAAGATGCAAAAGAAGATGTTCCTTCCCAATGAAATTCGGTCCAGTCATGGGGTGTGAACTGTTTGAGGACGCGTTTGGTTTTTCGCCGGACACCTTTTGTCGAATGAATCGAGCGCCAGGTGAAGTGCTATTGAATAGCACGGTTAGTGGGGGATGAATCACCTGAAACAGTACGTACTTTGACTTCAAAATAAGCGCATGTTCGCATTCCCGCGTAGATCCCCAGCCAGTTACAAAGAGGACATCCAATACCCACTGAAATTTGTTTGGTTAGGCCCCGACGTGCTGGACCGGATCAACAATATACCCACGTGGTCCCACCAGCACTAGAATGCGAATTAGTAAGAGACGCGAACCCCCCAAATTAGTACTTGCCTCTGCAAAATTTGGTAACTGGTGTTGCAAAGAGTATTCGGCAAATTCAAACGCAATGCTTAAAATCTTGGTGTTTGCTGTCAGCTGCTAGTTCCAGTGGGATAACTCGGAAACCTACCCAGCAGAACCAATAATCACGCAGAATGAGTGCTTTTCCGAACCATCCCAGTGCGTGGCGAGGCAGAATATGTCGATTGCATTCTACGGATAACTTGGGGGTAAATGCGGGGCAGTCATATTGAAAGGAAATATCACCCAAAGGTTACTGGCAGTTAGAGCACAGTCTTCTGCATAACTTTTTTCAGGCAGTGGGACTCCTAGGTTAGGGTCAATGTATGTCATCATGGTTCTCGCAGAGTCGAGATCTTGGAACAGGAGAAAGACCAACGCAAGCTCGTATAGCAAGTTTATACCTAATCAGCACCGGTATGTTAGCACTATCAGAAAAAGCGGGAGAGAGTTTCGAACCGAGCACAATCCTCCAAAACGCAGGGTGTGGTCTTATAAACGGCCCGTCCCGGAACTGAACCATGGAGAACAGCAGGAATGCACAAATTGATGCGTATACGCCCAGTCGTTTCTTGTCCCCACCTGAAGTTTTCAAGAGGTTAGTAATAGGTTGAGAAGTAATCAAAAGTGGACCTTCTTCGAGAACATCATTTGACATTGCAATATATGCCATTATGCTCATTGCAGATGCTAGAGCTGTCAAGGTCAAAGGCTTGAAGAAAAATCTACATATCATAGCTTAGTATGCCGAGCAGAGACATATATTCGCGACTGACTCAACACTAGTATCTTGTTTCTCGCAAAGGGACGATTCTAAGAAACGTTAGGTTGATTCATGCATGAATCATCAAACCAACCGTGTGTAAGGCTCAGTACGATCGGCCTGCATTGAGGTTTATTTCAGCAAATTAAAAACCGAATTTGAGCCAGTCACTTACGTCGAACCCTAAGAGGCAAATTAGTATAAACACATATCAAGGACAATGATTGGTACCCACACTTTACGGGCGCACCGTCAACCCCAGGATGCGGCTCTCCCCCCGCCGATGTATAATCACTTCAAACTCGCGCTCATCTCCAGGAGAGGTCGGCGAAAAATTCCCGTCAGAAAAGCGCCGTATTTCACTCATATCATCCACCAATCGAGGTCGTGGGACTTGTCAAGGCCACGAAATCCAAGTGTGACGGAAAAAGACAAACGTGGTTTGAGGAGTGACATCAGGGACCAATGGCTGAGACAGTGGCTGTGCAATGTGGATGACCACGTGATACACGGGCCTTGTTATTTGAGGTGTTGGAGACTTGCTCAGAGGCTTGTCCTTTGCTACCACCGTCACTGCGAATCGCTCGCGACCAAACAACATCTACTCGTCGTTCCAACTCACACAAAGCGCATACAATGTCTGGCCGCGGAAAGGGTGGAAAGGGTCTCGGAAAGTGAGTATTCACTGCGACTATGCGCATTGTCGTCGCGATTTCTGGCGTCGGCGTTGCCACGAACAAGGGCTAGGGGCTGACCACGTTGTTTAGGGGAGGCGCCAAGCGTCACCGCAAGATCTTGCGTGACAACATTCAAGGCATTACCAAGCCTGCTATTCGCCGTCTTGCTCGCCGTGGTGGTGTCAAGCGTATCTCTGGTCTTATCTACGAGGAAACTCGTGGCGTACTCAAGATTTTCCTTGAGAGTGAGTAGCCTTCCGCTTTTTTCATCTGGAAGTTATCCTTCTTTGCTTCACTTGAACTTTCTTGATCGTCACTCTGCACTATACATGCTGTCAAACTGGTTACTAACCTTTCTCACCTGTTCAGACGTCATCCGTGACTCCGTCACATACACCGAGCATGCCAAGCGCAAGACCGTTACGGCCTTGGACGTTGTCTATGTAAGTCTTGATTAGCTTTGGTCCACAACGGCCCCTAACATACCGGTATTACAGGCTCTCAAGCGCTCAGGTCGCACTCTCTATGGTTTCGGCGCGTAAATGCCCGACGCTGCTCGGTCACGACGCGTGGGCAAATAAACACCGCCGCGCCACGTTCCATTTTTGTCCGTCCTGTAATTCTATGCGACTTTGGTGTTTCAATATATCATTGGCTTTTTTATCCTCTGCAGTCCCCCATGTTGATGAAATGAGAGCAGGAACACGAGGCTAGGAGGCTTAGAGTTTTCCTGGTGGATGCCAATATTGGCCTAGTCTTAGACCGCCAGCCAATAACGTGAGAGAACGAAATTAGATTTCTAATTCCGACTTTACTATTTTCGCCTAATTCAACCCTGTATGTGTGGTGATTACTCCAATTTGGTCGACAACCCGGCCAACTTCATCTTGACACTAACTTCAAACAGATAATCAAGACACTACCAGCTTATTAGTATTCCCGTTGATGATCTTATAACTAGACATACCTCTGTCTGAGTCTTGGCCTTTTCCCAATCGTTTCCTACGACCACAAGTCATCAGCCTTCGGCTACAATAGCGAGAGGAAAGAAGCGCACCCCAAACATATACCCCATGTCTGCGAACGAGAACTCCGGCTGCGTTTGGGTATTTTTTCATTGCCTACATCAACATTGCGAACACTCGGAATCAGTGATCAGGACTATACATGAAAATAGGGGCAAGGAGACAAACCTGAGCCATACTATCTTTTAAATCCTCCTCGAATGGGGTGTTCTCAATGATCGGTACAACGAGCGTGTCCAAGTACGAAAGTGCTTTGCCGGTCCCCGCCTCTCGTACACCTTTGATCATCTATAACCGCTACGGTTCATCCCTTATATCCAATGAGGCTACCAAGCAACACACCTCTAGATGCGAGACCTCCCAAGTCTCCCCTGGCCAGAGAAGTGTGGCCATGACTGCATGTTGTGAATGTGTATGTACGCAACTTCCTGCACCTCTTAAATCAAATGCGTTCCAGAACAAGGGCGTACATGCGGACTCCTTGAGTGGCTGAATGGGCTTCCGGAGGAATACGTCGGGAGATGGACGAGGATAGGGGAGAACGAATATGTGTTCTGGCTTAATGCGCTCCTTTTGGACACCGCTGGGTGCAATATATACTTTGTCCCTATCCGAGAATTGGCGACTCTGTGGACGAGGAGGGAATAATAGACGTACCCCTGACGGATGCTTATACCCCCTCCAGTTCCTGTAACCCATCCCAGATGGTAAAACCTCCACCGTCTCGTCAGTATCTGATTCCTTTCTTCGTAATATCATAGGCCTACGATGCGCATAGCTCTGGTATGAGATTTGCAGGCTATCATAGAATAATTGATCAGATTTGAGTTCAGTTACTCTCGGTTGTAGGGTGCACAACCTACGTGCTCTGGATCGGTTGATCTGACCAAGGCGTCAGCTTCTTCACGAGACATGTTCTATGCGTTGTGGTAGTTATAAAGCAAACTTTTGGGTAGATCAATTTGGATCTTTCTATAATGTTTGCCGAAATGAAGCTTGAATGGCGTGCTACGAATCACATGACAAACCTCGATTTCTTCGATCATCTGTTATGTGTTACATGACAAGAGCGTTACAAGTTGAGTCTAAATGATACAGAGGGGGGGTTCAATTTCGGTACATAGTTTTGTTTACAATCGATTTGGCGTCTGCCGTGCGCAAGGTCATCAAGATGAAGAACTCGATTTACACGCTACACTGCTCACTGTTTATCCCGGAACGCGCCACGGCCAATGCATCAATATGCTCCTTTTCGCGCACTTCTTCGCTTTCGTGGCATATTCTCATCAGCTCTTCGAGTGAGTCCTACTACACCATGTCATTATGTTTTACCATACTTTGGTGTCGAGCTAGCCTTGAAATTTTCTTGCTCTACGACAGCCTCGAGCCAATATTTCCGTTCGCGGTCATAGCTTGCCGCAAGCTCCATTTGAAAGGCATTATATAACTCCTCTCTTTTTATTTATACATCAGCTGATATCCTGTAATGAGAAGAATAAACCAACTGACAACTCGGAAATCCCTTTTGCGTAGTCTTGAGCACACGCTTGCAGCTAGAACACCATCATTTAACAAGGAACGAAAAAATTAATAGAGGAGAGCCTCACTATTCCATCTAACATGTCTTTGGTCCTGCTTAAGCACTGTGTTTCCTTGACTTTTTTGTTCTTTGCAGCAGTAGCTGGCGATAcgagcgcatacattcgtGGCACCACCATCTCACAAAGCCCTAATGCACGAACCTTGAGCTTTTATCAAGAGACCCATAGCTTCTTCCCCCTAGAAGATTCTCATGTCAGAAGGCGGAGGCTCTGATGATAAAAAAAACAGCCCACCCGTCCATGTTAGATGATTGGCTAAGGGAGATTTCTTGCGACTCTTGCTGTTTAATAGCCTTTGGCATAACGTATTTAAAAATGGTCGTGATAATAATGAGTCTGAAATAGTCAAGCGTAAAGGTAGGGTGGGTGATGAAGGGTGAATGAAGAAAGCCTACAACAAACCAGGTGCAGGTACGCCACTTTTAAGTAAGGTGTCATGCTCACGTGACCGTGTCTCGATCACCTCCTTTCGATTCATTAGTATATTTACTGAACACCATGATATGCTAGCGACCATACCACTGGCGCAAAGGTTAAAAAATCTCCCTCGATTTGAGCTGGAGCACCCCAAATCAACGTATTGGGACCTTTTTTCGGGGCAGCGTAGCTATTTCAAGGAAACTAACCTCTGGCTTGGTCTCAGGGACAAATTGTAGACATATCAGCATTTACCGCCACTATCGAACATATATAGCTACTGATCCTCAGCAATTAAAGCAGTTTAGTAATAATAGGTGGTAGAAAAATAATGAATATATGCCTTATGTACACAAAAATGGCCCTAGTTGCAGCTGACATACGGTTCTTATCCAAACAATATTGCTATTTCTAGTGAGCAACCAGGTCCACATGAACGTCACTGAATAACATTTAAATCTTTACAAATCATCCTTCTTGGTAATTACAGGATTAGCATGGCCAGCCATTGGTACTGCAGATTGAATCGATactcactgtacaaggttaaaatactgaaaataagaatgtgtatttaagtaggaattg
This region includes:
- a CDS encoding Centromere kinetochore component CENP-T histone fold; translated protein: MSGRGKGGKGLGKGGAKRHRKILRDNIQGITKPAIRRLARRGGVKRISGLIYEETRGVLKIFLENVIRDSVTYTEHAKRKTVTALDVVYALKRSGRTLYGFGA
- a CDS encoding methylthioribulose-1-phosphate dehydratase, producing the protein MSREEADALVRSTDPEHPANLIPELCASFYHLGWVTGTGGGISIRQGDKVYIAPSGVQKERIKPEHIFVLPYPRPSPDVFLRKPIQPLKESACTPLFWNAFDLRGAGSCVHTHSQHAVMATLLWPGETWEVSHLEMIKGVREAGTGKALSYLDTLVVPIIENTPFEEDLKDSMAQAMKKYPNAAGVLVRRHGVYVWGNDWEKAKTQTECLDYLFEVSVKMKLAGLSTKLE
- a CDS encoding phosphatidyl serine synthase, whose translation is MSEIRRFSDGNFSPTSPGDEREFEVIIHRRGESRILGLTGSTPIVLSLTHESSLCEKQDTSVEFFFKPLTLTALASAMSIMAYIAMSNDVLEEGPLLITSQPITNLLKTSGGDKKRLGVYASICAFLLFSMVQFRDGPFIRPHPAFWRIVLGINLLYELALVFLLFQDLDSARTMMTYIDPNLGVPLPEKSYAEDCALTASNLWNAIDIFCLATHWDGSEKHSFCVIIGSAGIAFEFAEYSLQHQLPNFAEAMLVGPLGIGCPLCNWLGIYAGMRTCAYFEVKHFTWRSIHSTKGVRRKTKRVLKQFTPHDWTEFHWEGTSSFASYCAVFMLLATFLAAELNPFYLKSLLWMEPSHPIIISRLAGVFLCALPAVRELYQYLNHPERAVRMGQHAWLLLATVLTELLIIFKWSRGMFAEPFPTHIKLAWSVGSALLIAYPSFKVFKNHLLLKGDC